The following coding sequences lie in one Spirosoma sp. KUDC1026 genomic window:
- a CDS encoding NADH-quinone oxidoreductase subunit C — MLTNEEVAQTIIQQFGQSVSDFDDPYDLLTFTADRDQLVPLITYLREHKTLQITFLTDVTAIHYPDTPGKEFCVVYHLHSLVNNFRLRIKVYLSDGNVHVPTITPLYAGANWMERETFDLFGIIFDGHPDLRRILNMEEMDYHPMLKQYPLEDATREDKIDALFGR; from the coding sequence ATGCTGACCAACGAAGAAGTTGCGCAGACAATTATTCAACAGTTCGGCCAATCGGTTAGTGATTTTGACGACCCATACGATCTACTGACGTTCACGGCAGATCGCGACCAGCTTGTTCCGCTTATCACGTATCTGAGGGAGCACAAAACGCTGCAGATTACTTTCCTGACCGACGTTACGGCAATTCATTATCCCGATACGCCGGGCAAGGAATTCTGCGTAGTCTACCATTTGCACAGCCTGGTCAACAATTTCCGGCTTCGTATTAAAGTCTATCTGTCGGATGGCAACGTTCATGTACCGACCATTACCCCGCTTTACGCAGGCGCGAATTGGATGGAACGCGAAACCTTTGATCTTTTCGGTATTATTTTCGATGGTCATCCGGATCTACGTCGCATTCTCAATATGGAGGAGATGGATTACCACCCCATGCTGAAGCAGTATCCGTTGGAGGATGCAACCCGGGAAGATAAAATCGATGCCCTGTTTGGACGATGA
- a CDS encoding NADH-quinone oxidoreductase subunit B, which produces MASDIKLVEGPESYNGAGFQATSFDKLIGLARANSLWPLPFATSCCGIEFMSTMSSTYDLARFGSERPSFSPRQADMLLVAGTIAKKMGPVVKQVYLQMAEPRWVMAIGACASSGGIFDTYSVLQGIDRIIPVDVYVPGCPPRPEQILDGVMQIQELAKNESLRRRNTEEYQKLLNSYNIQ; this is translated from the coding sequence ATGGCATCTGATATTAAATTAGTTGAGGGACCTGAGAGTTATAACGGCGCAGGTTTCCAGGCAACTTCTTTCGATAAACTGATTGGTCTGGCGCGGGCGAACTCGCTCTGGCCACTTCCTTTTGCAACCTCCTGCTGCGGTATCGAATTTATGTCGACCATGAGTTCGACCTATGATCTTGCCCGGTTTGGTTCCGAGCGTCCCAGCTTTTCACCACGTCAGGCCGATATGCTCTTGGTAGCCGGTACCATTGCGAAGAAAATGGGCCCTGTCGTTAAGCAGGTGTACCTGCAGATGGCCGAACCCCGTTGGGTGATGGCGATTGGCGCCTGTGCCTCAAGCGGTGGTATTTTCGATACGTACAGCGTTCTGCAGGGAATTGATCGGATCATTCCGGTTGACGTGTACGTACCGGGATGTCCTCCCCGTCCGGAGCAGATTCTGGACGGCGTTATGCAGATTCAGGAATTAGCCAAGAACGAATCATTACGTCGGCGCAATACCGAAGAATACCAGAAGCTGCTGAACTCGTATAACATTCAATAA